A single Lacerta agilis isolate rLacAgi1 chromosome 10, rLacAgi1.pri, whole genome shotgun sequence DNA region contains:
- the DHTKD1 gene encoding probable 2-oxoglutarate dehydrogenase E1 component DHKTD1, mitochondrial: MAVCAPLLALRARIGWLRLPAPLLRRRWYRSERGVYGYKPSRKAESGAAEGAEPRDSRRRAVDHGLARLVTAYYEHGHKAAKINPLFTGQAVMDMVPEIQVLTEVLQGPFNTAGLLNMRKEEASLEDILSHLGHIYCEHMSIETSQLSSLQEREWIAKRFEELKEEAFTTEEKKYLSKLMLESQEFDHFLATKFATVKRYGGEGAESMMGFFHELLKMCSYSGVTDIVLGMPHRGRLNLLTGLLQFPPELMFRKMGGLSEFPDDSPAIGDVLSHLTASVDLDFGSHRPIHVILLPNPSHLEAINPVAVGKARGRQQSLLDGDYSLDSSAQPGDKVICLQVHGDASFSGQGIVPETFTLSGLPHFRIGGSIHLIVNNQLGYTTPAERGRSSLYCSDIGKIVGCAVIHVNGDDPEEVIRATRLAVEYQRHFRKDVIVDLLCYRQWGHNELDEPFFTNPTMYKIIRSRKSIPDTYAERLVAQGLMTEEEVSEIRTSYYSKLNEHLANMTLYSPPSTNLQAHWSNMVEPSRRITTWDTGIPIPLLQFVGVKSVEVPAALQLHSHILKTHTQSRMLKMEEGVKLDWATAETLAFGSLLCQGFNIRLSGQDVGRGTFSQRHTMLVCQETGETYIPLNHMSPDQKGFLEVSNSPLSEEAVLGFEYGMSIESPKLLPIWEAQFGDFFNGAQIIFDTFISGGEAKWLLQSGIVVLLPHGYDGAGPEHSSCRIERFLQMCDSSEEGVDGDHVNMCVVHPTTPAQYFHLLRRQMVRNFRKPLIVASPKTLLRLPAAASSLVEMAPGTMFRPVIGDSTVDPENVSRVILCSGKHYYSLSKHREMLEEKKQNTAIIRLEELCPFPIEALQQEMKKFSNAKEFIWSQEEPQNMGPWAFVSPRFEKQLACKLHLVSRPALPAPAVGIGMLHRKQQEDLLTKTFA; the protein is encoded by the exons ATGGCGGTGTGTGCGCCGCTCCTGGCGCTGCGAGCCCGAATCGGGTGGCTGCGGCTGCCGGCGCCTCTGCTGCGGCGGCGCTGGTACCGCTCCGAGAGGGGGGTTTACGGTTACAAGCCGAGCCGCAAAGCGGAGAGCGGAGCTGCCGAGGGCGCGGAGCCGCGCGATTCCCGCAGGAGAGCAG TAGACCATGGACTGGCTCGCTTAGTGACAGCATACTATGAACATGGCCACAAAGCTGCCAAAATCAACCCTTTATTTACTGGCCAAGCTGTGATGGATATGGTACCTGAAATCCAAGTTTTGACTGAAGTTCTTCAAGGACCTTTCAATACTGCAG GACTTTTGAACATGAGAAAGGAGGAGGCATCCCTAGAGGATATATTGTCTCACCTGGGCCACATATACTGTGAACATATGTCTATAGAGACGAGTCAGCTGTCAAGCTTGCAAGAAAGAGAATGGATTGCTAAACGGTTTGAGGAGCTGAAAGAAGAAGCATTCACTACTGAAGAGAAAAAGTATTTGTCCAAGCTCATGCTAGAATCTCAG GAATTTGATCATTTTTTGGCTACAAAGTTTGCCACAGTGAAAAGATATGGTGGTGAAGGAGCAGAGAGCATGATGGGTTTCTTTCATGAATTGTTAAAGATGTGCTCATACAGTGGGGTGACGGACATCGTACTTGGAATGCCTCATCGAGGCAGACTTAATCTCCTCACCGGCCTTCTTCAATTTCCACCTGAG CTGATGTTCCGTAAAATGGGAGGCTTGAGTGAATTTCCAGACGACTCACCAGCGATTGGAGATGTCCTATCTCATCTGACTGCTTCAGTGGATCTTGATTTCGGGTCTCACCGACCTATTCATGTCATCCTGTTGCCAAACCCTTCCCATCTAGAAGCCATTAACCCTGTGGCGGTTGGCAAAGCCAGGGGGAGGCAGCAGTCTCTGCTTGATGGGGACTACTCTCTAGACAGTTCTGCACAGCCTGGAGACAAAGTCATCTGCCTGCAG GTTCACGGTGATGCATCTTTCTCTGGCCAAGGCATTGTTCCTGAAACTTTTACACTTTCCGGTCTACCACATTTTAGAATAGGAGGAAGCATTCATCTCATTGTTAACAACCAGTTGGGCTACACCACTCCAGCAGAGCGAGGGAGGTCATCTCTGTATTGCAGTGATATTG GCAAGATTGTTGGTTGTGCAGTTATCCATGTAAATGGAGATGACCCTGAAGAAGTCATCCGAGCCACTAGATTAGCTGTTGAATACCAGCGCCATTTTCGTAAGGACGTGATTGTCGATTTGCTGTGCTACCGGCAGTGGGGTCACAATGAACTTGATGAGCCATTCTTCACTAACCCCACTATGTACAAAATTATCAG GTCACGTAAGAGCATTCCAGACACTTACGCAGAGCGTCTGGTAGCCCAGGGACTAATGACAGAGGAAgaagtgtctgaaataaggactTCCTATTACTCCAAATTGAATGAACATCTTGCCAACATGACTTTGTACAGCCCTCCATCCACCAATCTTCAGGCTCATTGGAGTAACATGGTGGAGCCCTCTCGAAGGATCACCACATGGGATACCGGCATACCAATTCCACTCCTTCAGTTTGTTGGGGTCAAGTCTGTGGAGGTGCCAGCAGCATTGCAGTTGCACAGCCATATTCTGAAGACACACACCcag TCAAGAATGCTGAAGATGGAAGAAGGAGTAAAGTTGGACTGGGCCACGGCTGAAACATTAGCTTTCGGTTCTCTGCTCTGTCAAG GTTTTAATATTCGCCTGAGCGGACAGGATGTTGGCCGAGGAACATTCAGCCAGAGACACACAATGCTGGTTTGCCAAGAGACGGGTGAAACCTACATCCCTTTGAATCACATGTCGCCAGATCAGaaaggtttccttgag GTGAGCAACAGCCCCCTCTCAGAAGAAGCTGTGCTTGGCTTTGAGTATGGAATGAGCATTGAGAGCCCCAAATTGTTGCCTATTTGGGAGGCTCAGTTTGGTGATTTCTTTAATGGAGCTCAGATAATATTTGATACATTTATCTCTGGAG GGGAAGCAAAGTGGCTTCTACAGAGTGGAATAGTAGTTCTTCTTCCACACGGGTATGACGGCGCTGGACCAGAGCATTCTTCTTGCCGAATTGAACGTTTCTTGCAG ATGTGTGATAGCTCAGAGGAGGGTGTGGATGGTGACCATGTCAACATGTGTGTTGTGCACCCAACAACCCCAGCACAGTATTTCCACTTACTCCGTAGGCAGATGGTTCGAAACTTCCGGAAACCTCTGATCGTTGCTTCTCCAAAAACTCTGCTCAGGTTGCCT GCTGCTGCATCAAGCTTAGTAGAAATGGCCCCAGGAACAATGTTCAGACCAGTTATTGGTGATTCGACGGTGGATCCTGAAAA TGTGAGCAGAGTAATTCTCTGTTCTGGAAAACATTACTATTCTCTGTCAAAACACCGGGAGATGCTTgaagaaaagaagcaaaatacAGCAATTATCAGATTAGAAGAACTGTGTCCTTTTCCAATAGAAGCTCTTCAGCAAGAGATGAAAAAATTTAGTAATGCAAAAG AGTTTATATGGAGTCAAGAGGAACCACAGAATATGGGGCCCTGGGCATTTGTGTCACCAAGATTTGAGAAGCAACTGGCCTGTAAG